In Rhizobium sp. 9140, the genomic stretch ACATGGTCGCCGTTGGCGGGCAGCCAGCGGTCGCGCAGGTCTTTGTAGAAATCCATGAGCTCGGAAATGGGGATGGCAGCAGCAGCGAGCTTCGGGGCGATCCAGTCGCGGACATCTGCGGGAAGCCCGGCCAATACTTCGGCATCGTCGTCATAGCCGAGGATATTGCGGTCGCGGATCATGAAGCAGAAACCGGCCCGCATGCCGATCTCGCCATAGGCGGACAGCGTGGCGTCGGCCGTTGCCGTCCAGCTGTCCGGCGTGCCGGAAAGGCCGCTGTTGATGTGCTGCACGGTCGTCGTGCCGCTTTCCAGCATCTCGATCGCCGAGTAGAGCGTATCGAGCCGGGTATCGACAGCCCGCATGGCACGGAATTGCGGCAGCCAGAGTTCGAGCGGCGCGAACGGAATGCCCTGCATCAGCGGCGTCACGCCGAAATGGTGGTGAGCGTTGACGAGCCCCGGCATGGCGATCATGTCGCGGGAGCCGTAGCGCGGCAGGTGATCCTGGCCGTAGCCGACGGCCTCCAGCGGCCCGATCTGGGCAATCACGCCGCGATCGACGCGAATGCCGACATCATGTCGCATCTGCATACCGCCATCCGCATCGAGCCCGGTCAGCACGGTGCCGGCCTCGATGATGCAGTCGGAAACGGGCGATCGCGCGGGCAAGGTCATCGATAGTCTCCGATCATCCCGAGACGACGGGCGGCCACCACCCTGTAGAGCGGATCGCCATAGGCAGCCATCTCTTCGAAAGCGGAAAAGGCAAGGCTGATATCGTGTTCGTCATAACTCTCGGCGGCAGCGGCGTGGATGTCGGCCCAATCGGGCGCGGGCAGGTGGCGCCAGCGGTCGAGTGCCGTCGCATCCGGCAAAACGGGGAAGCCCAGTTCACCCATGAGCGCGGCTATGCCCTGCCAGAAGACCCGCAGCATCGTGTCCGTCGTCGCGGCATCGCAATGTGCGGAAACGAGGCGGATCCAGTGCAGTCCGGTGAGGGCGTGCAGCGCCGCAAAATGCTGGGTTCCGGCAAAAAGTGCGAGCGCCGTGCCTGCCATGCGCCGCATCGTGTCCGGCCCGATCTCCAGCCAGTCGACCACCGGCTGGAAGGCGGGCACGGCGGCAGCATCGCGCATGTTCTGCCAGAGGAGATCGTGCAGCGGCAGACCGTGCAGCGGTGCAATTTCCGCCGTGAGCGCCAACACCTCCGCCGGGTCGGCGGTCCGGGGTCTCTCCCCGGTCGCTGCGGGAAGCGGCAGATATGTGGCGGCCCAGTAGCCGAGCGCGACGGCGACGGCATCGGGGTCCTGTTCCAGGACGCCATACGCCGTGCGCATCAGCGCGTGGAAAGCGCTTGCCGCAATGCCGGGGGCAAGCTGCGGGAGATAGTGCCGCAAGGCGCCATCGAGCCCGAGACGCGAGACTTCACCCACGAAGAACAAACGCAGCTCCGGCTCGCTCTGCCGCTCGCCGAGAAGGGATGCCCATGTTTCGACGGTGAGATGCGATCGGGCCTGCGGAAAGGGCAGGAGCTTCTTCGTGTCGCGATAGTAGGAGAAGAACGTGCGCAGTGCATGCGGCTTTCCGCCGATGCGGGCAAGCGCAACCAGCACCATGGGTGCGTGGTTGGCGAAGGTGCGGTCGAACTCCGAGCCCCAATGCGGCATCTCCGCCATCAGGGCGGCGATCTCGTCCCCGGCGGTTTCCTGAAGGGTCATCGTTCTGTCTCCGGTATCGGTGCCTCGGTGGGCGTGTCGGTGAAGATCGGCAGCATCGCTCACACCTTTTGCGAAAAACGTGTGTCGGGCGTCAGGCGCGCGAGGTCGAACGCCGCGGTGGCGGAGACGAGCCCGACGAGGGCCTCTGCCGCGCGGCGCAGCACGGTCTCGCCCTTTGCCGCCGTGGCATTGGCCGCATTGCCGCAGACGCCGGCGGCATGCAGGTCCTGCGCCTGCCAGCCGAAGCCGACCGCGCCCTCGGCCGTCAGCGGGCTGCCAGAGCGCTCGATCTCCACCGTCAGCGGCACGAAGTCTTCGGCAAGGTCCATCGCGACCCGCCCGGGCGCGATCGCCAGCATCATGCTGGTCTCGATATCGCCGCCATGGATGCCGTGGGCGATTTCGGCCGTTGAGAACAGGTCGTCGATGGCGGTGATCCGGAACCAGGAGCATCCGACCGCCAGCATGCCGAGGTCACGGCGGATGTCCCGGCAGGCGATATCCATCAGCGCGATCTGGCCACCATGGGAATTGAAGAAAAGGATCCGGCGAACCCCGGCGCGGTGCACGCTTTCCGCCAGATCCAGCCAGACACGACGCAGCGTTTCGCCGGAAATGGCGAGCGTTCCGGGAAAGGCGATGTGCTCGTCCGATTTGCCGACGGTCATGGCCGGGAGGATCAGCACGTCGGCGTCGTCATTTAGAATGGCTGCGAAGCGGTCGAGGATCGCCGCATTGATGGCGGCATCGACATGGACGGGAAGATGCGGCCCATGCTGCTCGATCGCCGCGATCGGCAGGATCGCCACGGTATTTGCAAAATCACGCTCGGCGAATTCCGCTGTCGTCAGGTCCTGCCAGAGAAACGAACGGGTCATCGCACCGCCTCCGTTTCAAGGGCCGCCAGACGCGCCTCGAAGTCGTCTGCCACCGGGAGATCGACCGAGGCATAACGCTCGAGCGCCGGCAGGATCGCCTGTTCCTGATCGAGAAGCAGGCGACGCAGCACGCCGCGCACCAGCCGGGGAACGGCGTGGCGATGACCACTGATCGAGGTGGAGTGCGGCCCCTGGCTGACGAAGCTCGCGCTGTTGAAGGCAAAGACGCGACCGACCCAGGCGTCATCCTCGTGCTTCGGCAGGAAGCCGTAGAAGGCATCGAGATAGGGCAGGCGTGCCAGGCGCTCGTCCGCCTCGTCGTCCGGCGGCGTGTAGCGTTCGCCCCAGAGCGCGATGCGGTCAGACAGGCTCTTCAGTTCAGGCCGGGCCGGCAGATCGACGGCCATGCCGGTCGCCAGCAGCAGGTGATCGAATATGAGCACGCCATAGGGCGTGGTCACGCGGATGGCCTCTTCCGTTTCCCGAACGTCGAGCCAGGGCGTTGCCGGACGAAGGCGGAAGCCGGGCAGGGCCATCGCGGTCTCGAAGCTGCGCACCGGTGGCGGCTGGTCGTTCTTGCGGAAGAACCGGGCGATCTGCCAGCGGGTCGTGTCGGAGAGGTCGGGATAATGCGTCATCATCCCCGGCGTCTCGATGGCGCGGTGCGGATTGGTGCGCGGCAGCCGCGGACGGCGAAAACACAGATCGACGGAAGCAGCACCGGCCGAAAGCGCCTTGATGGCATTGTCGAAGGCGGAGGCGCCATGGCCGAGCACGCCGACGCGCTTGCCTTTCAGGCGGGCGAAATCCACCGGCCCGTTGGTGTGATCGTAGCGGCCCTTGTCCAGACTGTCGGAGACGAAGGCCGGAACCCGCCAGGCGCCGGCGCCGTCGAACCCGGTCGCCAGCACGACGGCGCGTGCCAGCGTCCGGTTGACCGTCCCCCGGCAGAGGCTGGTCACCACGATCAGGTCGCCATCCGCCGCGACGTCGAGGACCTGCGTTTCGCTGGTGATCGTAATATCGAAGACGCCGGCATACCAGTCGAGATAGGCCTTCCAGTCGGTGCGCGGAATGCGCGGCAGATCCGCCCAGGCGGCCACGCCGTACCGCGTTTCGAACCAGCGGCGCACCGAGAGATTGGGCACGTTGAATTCGTTGCCCACCTGCGTTTTCGGCGTGCGCAGTTCCTCCATCCGGGCAAAGGTCAGCCATGGCCCTTCCAGACCGGCGGGTGCGCTGTCGAGGACGCGCACGTCGGCAAGGCCCTCCCACTTCAGTCCGGCTGCCAGGGTCACCCCCGACTGGCCGCCGCCGACGATGATGACATCGGCAACGGCGCCGGACGCATGACCGTCGAGGGGTGCGAGCCAGCCGGGCGCCGGATATCCGAGGGCGGCAAGATCCGCGCGCGCGGCCTGTTCCAGGTCATCAAGGGTGGCTGGCGTGGCGGTGATGGGGGAGATGATCATTCGGGGTCTCGCATGGGAGAGGCACGGCGGCGAAGGCGGCGGCGGTTCAATTCGGTCAGGGCGACGATGACGGCTGTCAACACGAGGACGGAGACCTGCATGGCGTTGAGGTCGGGCTTGAGCTCCCGCCGGAATTCCGACGCGACCACCAGAGACAGTGGCTGCGTCCGGCCCGCCAGAAACATCGAGATCGTGAGGTCGGCGAGCGAGAGGATGACGCTTATGGAGTAGGCGGCCCCGAGCGCGCCGCTCAACTGCGGCAGGAGCACGCGACGAAAGCTCTGCCATGGTGTTGCGCCGAGATCGCGCGCCGCTTCCTCCAGCCGCGGATCGAGGCGGATCAGCACGGCGGCGATGATCGTGGTGGCAAAGGGAACGGCGACCAGCGTCTGCGCCGCAATCAGCGCCGTTGCGCCCCGCCCGAGCCCCACCCAGTTCATCAGCATCGCCTGCGCGATGGAGAGCACCGTCTTCGGCACCAGAAAGGGAAGAATGACGAGGACGACGAGAACCGCGCGAAGCCGCAGTCCCGGTGCCGTCAGGGCAAGCGCTGCCATCAGCCCGATGAGCGCGCCGAGAATGCCGACGGGCTGCGCGATCAGGAAGCTGGTCAGGAATCCTTCGAGAAAGGCCCGGTTGCCGAAGAGGTCCGCGTACCAGGCAAGCGTGAACCCGCTCAACGGGAAGGCCATAAGGCTGGAGGCATTGAACGAGAAGATCGCGAGCACGACGATCGGCAGGTAGAAGAAGCCGACGCCGAGCGCCAGCACGAGGGAGACGGTCCGGCTCATGGCAGGCGCCCCGCAAAGACGGCCCGCGCACCCCGCATGCGCAGGAGCAGCCCCGCCATCAGCGTGGCGCAGCCAAAAAGCACGATAAGAAGGCCGAGCGCGAGAGCCGAGGCGAGCGGCCAGTCGAAGGCGGTGCCGAAGAGGTTGTCGATCATTGCCATGGGGGTCGCGCCGGAGGTGCCGCCCAGCAGGCTCGGCGTCAGCATGTCGCCGGCGGCAAGCGCAAAGACGGCGAAGAGCCCGACGGCAAGCCCCGGCGTCGTCAGCGGCAGGATCACCTTGGTAAAGGCCTCGACCGGACGGGCGCCAAGATCGCGTGCCGCCTCGATCAATCTGTTATCGACCAGCTCCACCGAGATCCAGATCGCCAGAACCATGAAGGGCAGGTTGTTGTAGAGCAGCACGAGATGCGTGGTGAAGGGCGAGAACAGCAGGAACTTCAGCGGCGCATCGATCAGGCCGAGACCCTTGAGAACCGCGTTGACGAGACCTTCCGAACCGAGCACGATCCGCCAGGCATAGATGCGCACGATCTCGCCGGTGTAGAGCGGCGTGAGAAGGACGATGTTGGCGATGCCCTTCCAGACGACCGGCAGGCGGGCCATGGCCAGCGCCAGCGGGTAGCCGACAAGTGCCGCGAGGCCTGAGGTAACGAGGCCGGACAGGACGGCCTTGCCGATCAGAAAGGCGAAGACCGGATTGGACAGGATCTGGCCCCAGCTGTGGCCGGAAAGGTCGGGCACCATCTCGAAGGCGTCCATGTCCACCGTGAAAACGCTGAAGACGAGAAGCAGACCGAGCGGCAGGACGCAGCCGAGCCCGAGGGCGAGCGCCACGGGAAAAGCGAGATGGGCGCGGGAAAACGGCATGCTCATCCCTCCGCGCTGGTGATGAAGGCGCGGGCTCTGTCGTGTTCGAGCCCGATGTCGGTGCCGGGATCAAGGGCCGTGTCGCTCATGAAGCGCAGCAGGCAGCCATGGCTTTCCGCTTCGATCAGGAACCGGTCGCCGCGGAAGACGACATGCTGCACGCGGGCTCGCAGGGCCGAGGGTGCGGCGGAGACCTGCAGGTGTTCCGGCCGGATGACGAGCGTGGCGTCCGCCCCGATCTGCAGCCCCTCGATCGCCGGCGCTTGCACGAGGCCGAGCGGCGTATCGAGTGTTGCATTCGCCAGCATATCGCGCCGGCTCGTTGCCACGATCTTTCCAGGGACGAGGCTTGCCGAGCCGATGAAATCGGCGACGAATGCGCTGGCCGGCTGTGCATAGAGCGTCAGCGGATCGGCCTCCTGAACGATGCGGCCCTTGTTCATGACCACGACGATATCGGACAGGGCGAAAGCCTCGTCCTGATCGTGCGTGACATAGACGAAGGCGATGCCGAGCCGGCGTTGCAGGTCCTTCAGCTCGATCTGGAGGTGGCCGCGCATCTTCCGGTCGAGGGCCGACAGGGGTTCGTCGAGGAGGAGCATGTGCGGTTCCGCGATGATGGCGCGGGCCACGGCCACGCGCTGCTGCTGCCCGCCGGACAGCTGGTGAGGGTATCGCGCGCCGAAATCCCCCATGTGAACGGCATCGAGCGCGCGTTTCACACGAGCGGACGGATCGCCCGACCCCCGCCGCAAGGTGAGCGAGAACGCGACGTTCTGAAACACCGTCAGATGCGGGAACAGGGCATAGCTCTGGAAAACGGTATTGACGGGCCGGCGCTCCGGCGGCACACCCTTGAGAGGGCGCCCGTCGAGGACGAGCGATCCCGCATCCGGGGTCTCGAAGCCGGCGATCATCCGCAGGATCGTCGTCTTGCCGCAGCCCGATGGCCCAAGCAGCGTGGTGAAGGCCCGCTCGGGTATATCGAGATCGACCCCGTCGACGGCGTGGCCCTTGCCGTAGGATTTTACGAGGCCGCGGGCCGACAGGATCAGGCCCGCTTCGGGCTTGACGGACGTATGCTCCGGCATGGTCAGCTTGCCTTGACCTCGTTCCAGATCTTCAGCCAGTCGGAGTAATTGTCGGGCGCGACCGGCCACATGAAGGACTTCATCACCTCCATGTCATCCACGAAGATCGCGGCCTGCTGCTCCTTCGTCAGATCGTCGCGGATGATCGAGGAGGTCGTCGCGTAATTGCCGATCCGGGCGATCTCGGTCGCATATTGCGCGCCGAGCAGATAGTCGGCGAACTTCAGGGCAAGCTCGGTCTTCTCGGGCGAAAGCGAGGCGGGCATGCCGAAGCAGTCGCACCAGCCCATGATGCCGGCCTTCGGCTTGGCCATCCCCATGGGAAGCTTTCCCTTCAATTCGTCATAAGGGACGCGCCAGGAGAAGGCGCAGGACACCTCGCCTGTGGCAAAGAGGTTGGTGAGGTCGCCGATCGTCTGCCAGTAGGTCCGCAGCAGCGGCTTCTGCGCGACGAGAAGCTTCTTGGCTTCCGCCAGTTCCTTCGCATCCATCACGAACACCTTGTCGCGCGGCACGCCGG encodes the following:
- a CDS encoding ABC transporter ATP-binding protein codes for the protein MPEHTSVKPEAGLILSARGLVKSYGKGHAVDGVDLDIPERAFTTLLGPSGCGKTTILRMIAGFETPDAGSLVLDGRPLKGVPPERRPVNTVFQSYALFPHLTVFQNVAFSLTLRRGSGDPSARVKRALDAVHMGDFGARYPHQLSGGQQQRVAVARAIIAEPHMLLLDEPLSALDRKMRGHLQIELKDLQRRLGIAFVYVTHDQDEAFALSDIVVVMNKGRIVQEADPLTLYAQPASAFVADFIGSASLVPGKIVATSRRDMLANATLDTPLGLVQAPAIEGLQIGADATLVIRPEHLQVSAAPSALRARVQHVVFRGDRFLIEAESHGCLLRFMSDTALDPGTDIGLEHDRARAFITSAEG
- a CDS encoding ABC transporter permease, translating into MPFSRAHLAFPVALALGLGCVLPLGLLLVFSVFTVDMDAFEMVPDLSGHSWGQILSNPVFAFLIGKAVLSGLVTSGLAALVGYPLALAMARLPVVWKGIANIVLLTPLYTGEIVRIYAWRIVLGSEGLVNAVLKGLGLIDAPLKFLLFSPFTTHLVLLYNNLPFMVLAIWISVELVDNRLIEAARDLGARPVEAFTKVILPLTTPGLAVGLFAVFALAAGDMLTPSLLGGTSGATPMAMIDNLFGTAFDWPLASALALGLLIVLFGCATLMAGLLLRMRGARAVFAGRLP
- a CDS encoding ABC transporter permease; its protein translation is MSRTVSLVLALGVGFFYLPIVVLAIFSFNASSLMAFPLSGFTLAWYADLFGNRAFLEGFLTSFLIAQPVGILGALIGLMAALALTAPGLRLRAVLVVLVILPFLVPKTVLSIAQAMLMNWVGLGRGATALIAAQTLVAVPFATTIIAAVLIRLDPRLEEAARDLGATPWQSFRRVLLPQLSGALGAAYSISVILSLADLTISMFLAGRTQPLSLVVASEFRRELKPDLNAMQVSVLVLTAVIVALTELNRRRLRRRASPMRDPE
- a CDS encoding questin oxidase family protein; amino-acid sequence: MTLQETAGDEIAALMAEMPHWGSEFDRTFANHAPMVLVALARIGGKPHALRTFFSYYRDTKKLLPFPQARSHLTVETWASLLGERQSEPELRLFFVGEVSRLGLDGALRHYLPQLAPGIAASAFHALMRTAYGVLEQDPDAVAVALGYWAATYLPLPAATGERPRTADPAEVLALTAEIAPLHGLPLHDLLWQNMRDAAAVPAFQPVVDWLEIGPDTMRRMAGTALALFAGTQHFAALHALTGLHWIRLVSAHCDAATTDTMLRVFWQGIAALMGELGFPVLPDATALDRWRHLPAPDWADIHAAAAESYDEHDISLAFSAFEEMAAYGDPLYRVVAARRLGMIGDYR
- a CDS encoding NAD(P)-binding domain-containing protein — translated: MIISPITATPATLDDLEQAARADLAALGYPAPGWLAPLDGHASGAVADVIIVGGGQSGVTLAAGLKWEGLADVRVLDSAPAGLEGPWLTFARMEELRTPKTQVGNEFNVPNLSVRRWFETRYGVAAWADLPRIPRTDWKAYLDWYAGVFDITITSETQVLDVAADGDLIVVTSLCRGTVNRTLARAVVLATGFDGAGAWRVPAFVSDSLDKGRYDHTNGPVDFARLKGKRVGVLGHGASAFDNAIKALSAGAASVDLCFRRPRLPRTNPHRAIETPGMMTHYPDLSDTTRWQIARFFRKNDQPPPVRSFETAMALPGFRLRPATPWLDVRETEEAIRVTTPYGVLIFDHLLLATGMAVDLPARPELKSLSDRIALWGERYTPPDDEADERLARLPYLDAFYGFLPKHEDDAWVGRVFAFNSASFVSQGPHSTSISGHRHAVPRLVRGVLRRLLLDQEQAILPALERYASVDLPVADDFEARLAALETEAVR
- a CDS encoding creatininase family protein; translation: MTRSFLWQDLTTAEFAERDFANTVAILPIAAIEQHGPHLPVHVDAAINAAILDRFAAILNDDADVLILPAMTVGKSDEHIAFPGTLAISGETLRRVWLDLAESVHRAGVRRILFFNSHGGQIALMDIACRDIRRDLGMLAVGCSWFRITAIDDLFSTAEIAHGIHGGDIETSMMLAIAPGRVAMDLAEDFVPLTVEIERSGSPLTAEGAVGFGWQAQDLHAAGVCGNAANATAAKGETVLRRAAEALVGLVSATAAFDLARLTPDTRFSQKV